Within the Candidatus Paracaedimonas acanthamoebae genome, the region AGGCTAAGATGAAAAATAAAGATATTAATCGCCAATTAATTGGAATGGAGCGTGCGCTCACAGTTATTCAAGCGCCTCTCATGACTGAAAAGTCAACAATAGCGTCTCAATTCCGTCAATACGGATTTAAGACATTATTAGAAGCGACTAAGCCTGAAATAAAGAGTGCTATTGAGCAAATCTTTAAAGTTAAGGTTGTAGCTGTTAATACGCTCCTTCAAAAAGGAAAGACTAAGAGATTCAAAGGGCGTGAAGGCCGTCGCAGCGATTATAAAAAAGCGATTGTTACTTTGGCTGAAGGTCATACCATTGATGTAGGTGCAGGATTATAAAATGACATTAAAAACATTTAGACCCACAACCCCTGGACAGCGCCAACTTGTTTTAGTTGATCGTTCAGAGTTATGGAGTGGTAAGCCTATAAAGACCCTTACAGAAGGAAAGAAAAATACAGGTGGTCGTAATAACCATGGTCGTATTACTTCTTTCCAAAAGGGTGGTGGGCACAAAAGACGTTACCGTATTGTTGACTTTAAGCGTCGCAAAGATGGCATGATTGCTAAGGTTGAGCGTCTTGAGTATGATCCAAATCGAACAGCTTTTATTGCTTTGATTCGGTATGCAGATGATACTCTTTCTTATATCTTGGCGCCTCAACGTTTGGCTCTTGGAGATCAAGTTGAGTCTGGAGAGAAGGCTGATATCAAGACAGGTAACTGCCTTGCGCTTAAAGGGATTCCAGTTGGAACGATTATTCATAATATTGAAATGAGACCTGGAAAAGGTGGGCAGCTTGCACGTTCTGCAGGAACTTATGCTCAGATCATTGGACGTGATGCTGGAAATATCCAGCTTCGCTTAACCTCTGGTGAGTTGAGAGTTGTTTCTGGTGAATGTCGTGCAACAATTGGAGCTGTTTCCAATCCAGACCAAAAGAACATTAGCCTAGGTAAGGCTGGACGTTCACGTTGGCTTGGTCGTCGTCCTGTTGTTCGTGGTGTGGCTATGAACCCAATCGATCACCCTCATGGTGGTGGTGAAGGTAAAACATCCGGTGGACGTCATCCTGTTACCCCTTGGGGCAAGCCAACAAAGGGTAAAAAAACAAGAGGTAAGAAACCTTCTGATAAAATGATTATTAGAAGACGCAATAAGAAGTAGTTAATTTAAGGAGTTGAAGTAGTGGCACGCTCGGTTTGGAAAGGTCCTTTTGTAGATGGCTTTCTTCTGAAAAAAGCAGAAGCAGCTCAAGAAAGTGCACGTAAAGAAGTTGTTAAAACCTGGTCGCGGCGTTCAACGATTATGCCGCAATTTGTGGGCTTGACTTTTGCCGTACATAATGGTCATAAGTTCATACCTGTACTCGTAACGGAAGAAATGATTGGGCATCGATTTGGAGAGTTCGCATTAACGCGGACATTCCATGGCCATGCTGGTGATAAGAAGGCTAAAAGAGGATAACAATGTCAAAGAAAGCGACACCACGTAAGCTCGACGCGACTGAAGCTGGTGCGACACTTCGCACTTTAAGAATTAGTCCACGTAAGCTGAATTTAATTGCAGGAATGATTCGTGGCAAGCATGTTAGTGATGCTTTAGATCATTTATTGTTTTCAAGAAAACGTTCTGCCAAGGCTGTTTATGACTTAGTTGTTTCTGCGATTTCTAACGCAGAAAATAATCATGGTCTTGATATGGATCGCCTTTATGTTGCAGAGGCGCATGTTGGAAAAGGTTTAGTAATGAAACGTTTTATGGCGCGAGCACGTGGGCGGGGTTCTAAAATTTTAAAACCTTTCAGCCGTATTAGTGTTATTTTGCGTGAACAAAGGGATCAAGCGTAATGGGACAAAAAGTAAAACCAATTGGCTTACGCCTTGGAATTAATAGAACTTGGGATTCTAGATGGTTTGCGAGTAAAAATTATGGTGATTTATTGATCGAAGATATTAAGATCCGTGAATACCTTTATAAAAAATTACCCCAAGCTGGTATCTCTAAAATTATTATTGAGCGTCCAACAAAAAGGGCTGTTGTTACAATTCATGCTTCAAGGCCTGGTGTTGTAATTGGTAAAAAAGGAACGGATATTGAGAAGCTTCGTAGCGATCTTGCAAAGATGGTTGAGGGCGAAGTAAGTCTTAATATCGTCGAAGTTCGTAAGCCTGAGCTTGATGCTAAATTAGTTGCAGAAAGTATTGCGCAACAAATTGAACGTCGTGTAAGTTATCGCCGCGCTATGAAGCGTGCAATGCAAACAACGATGCGTCTGGGTGCAAAAGGAATGCGTGTTTTGGTATCTGGCCGTTTAGGTGGAGCTGAAATCGCACGTGATGAACAATATCGTGAAGGACGTGTCCCACTTCATACTTTACGTGCTGACGTAGATTATGGTCAGGGTGAGGCAAAAACGACTTACGGCATTTGCGGTGTTAAAGTATGGATTTTCAAGGGTGAAATTTTAGAACGCGATCCTTTAGCTATCGAAAATCGTAGTCCAGCTCAAGCGAACGTTTAAAATAA harbors:
- the rpsC gene encoding 30S ribosomal protein S3, translating into MGQKVKPIGLRLGINRTWDSRWFASKNYGDLLIEDIKIREYLYKKLPQAGISKIIIERPTKRAVVTIHASRPGVVIGKKGTDIEKLRSDLAKMVEGEVSLNIVEVRKPELDAKLVAESIAQQIERRVSYRRAMKRAMQTTMRLGAKGMRVLVSGRLGGAEIARDEQYREGRVPLHTLRADVDYGQGEAKTTYGICGVKVWIFKGEILERDPLAIENRSPAQANV
- a CDS encoding 50S ribosomal protein L23, giving the protein MERALTVIQAPLMTEKSTIASQFRQYGFKTLLEATKPEIKSAIEQIFKVKVVAVNTLLQKGKTKRFKGREGRRSDYKKAIVTLAEGHTIDVGAGL
- the rpsS gene encoding 30S ribosomal protein S19: MARSVWKGPFVDGFLLKKAEAAQESARKEVVKTWSRRSTIMPQFVGLTFAVHNGHKFIPVLVTEEMIGHRFGEFALTRTFHGHAGDKKAKRG
- the rplV gene encoding 50S ribosomal protein L22; its protein translation is MSKKATPRKLDATEAGATLRTLRISPRKLNLIAGMIRGKHVSDALDHLLFSRKRSAKAVYDLVVSAISNAENNHGLDMDRLYVAEAHVGKGLVMKRFMARARGRGSKILKPFSRISVILREQRDQA
- the rplB gene encoding 50S ribosomal protein L2; this encodes MTLKTFRPTTPGQRQLVLVDRSELWSGKPIKTLTEGKKNTGGRNNHGRITSFQKGGGHKRRYRIVDFKRRKDGMIAKVERLEYDPNRTAFIALIRYADDTLSYILAPQRLALGDQVESGEKADIKTGNCLALKGIPVGTIIHNIEMRPGKGGQLARSAGTYAQIIGRDAGNIQLRLTSGELRVVSGECRATIGAVSNPDQKNISLGKAGRSRWLGRRPVVRGVAMNPIDHPHGGGEGKTSGGRHPVTPWGKPTKGKKTRGKKPSDKMIIRRRNKK